Part of the Methylomagnum ishizawai genome, CGGACGCTGTTGGAAAAGGAGATGCCGACATGCTCGAAATCCTCGCCATCGTGCTGATCGTCCTGTGGGTCCTGGGCTTGGTGTCCTCGTACACCCTGGGCGGATTCATCCATATCCTGCTGGTGATCGCGGTCATCATGGTCGCGGTGCGTATCATCCAGGGGCGCCGCCCGCTGTAGCCGCCTGTCGGACCTGAACCCGCATGGCCTTGGATGGTGCCGTCCTCATCACCGGACTTCCCAGGGAGGAAGCCGCCCGGAGCATCCAGAAGATGCGCGGCCCGGTAGGCGGCTTGCGTGGGGTTCTGCCGAACGCGGCGGCGGAGGATGGCGGTGGGCTTATAGCATGCGGTGAGCCTGCGAGCCGCATCCATCGCGAACCGCGTTTTCGACCACACGAAAAAGGCCGCTCACGCGGCCTTTCCCCTGTCGATCCCTCTTCCCGCCCGGACTAACTCCGGCCAGAACCCCGCGTCAAGGCTTCGCTCCACGGTCCAGGGGTTGTTTTCCGGGAAGCACTCCCGGCCCAGCCCCGTTTCGCGCACCGCGTCGGCCAGGTGTTCCAAATCCAGGGCGCCGAAGCGCCCCGCCCGCAGGAGCCGGGCTTGTTCGCTGGCCCAGGCCACGATATCGGTGTCGTAAAGCATCTGCGGCGTTGCTCGGCTCATATGCTGACCAGGGGATTCTAACTCTCCTGGACCCGCTGCGCCCACTTGTCCACAAGCGCCCTCGCGCGTGGTGTTCTGGGTGTTCTGGATGTTCATCCACCAGTGTTCAGTGTTCGGCGAAAATTTTCTAGCTTGAATCAAAGGCTTGCGCGATTTGCGGTGAGAAATTCAATCCCAAAAGTGAGAAATTCAATCTGGATCGGTGAGAAATTCAATCCGAACGGTGAGAAATTCAATCCCAAAAGTGAGAAATTCAATCCGAAGTCCACAGGGTTATCCACAGATAAAGTGAAAACTGGATATCAGGTTTATTTTCACCTTTCAAGGTATGATCAGTCTCTACCGTGTCCGGCAATCTCCAACCCGCAGGCTTCGTCATGAGTAAATCCAAAAACAACGCAAAACTATCTCCACCCGTTCCAGTGCATCCCACCGGAAGCCCCTGGGAAGCCACGCCGCACAATCCGGCTACCGTTCCCCTGGCAATGCCCGCCGTCATCGTCAACATCCAAGGTCCATATACGGAAAGGGATAGGAAGCTCTATGCCTTCTTAGTCCACGCGGTTTGGGATGAACTAGGCGTGAAACGCATCCATGAATTGCCTGTGGCCCGCATCAATAAAGTATTTGAGGAACACCACAGCGATACCAGCCAAGGCTGGATTTGGGAAAGCGCGAAACGCTTGGCCATGACCTCCGTTGAATGGGCACAAGTGGAAGGCGAGGACCGTCTGCACGGCATCGCGCATTTGTTTTCCTACGCCGCGACCCATGAGGCGGCCCGTGCCGATGGGGTTTTGAAATTCGAGTTCCCGGCTGGCCTGATACCCGTCTTGAAAGAACCCCGCCGCTTCGCCCGGTTGCGGATTCATTTCCTCATCGCCCTGTCCGGCAAATACGCGGTGACGCTCTACGAAATCCTGGAATCGGTGGCGAATTTGCGGAATCCGGTTTTGGAAATCGAACTGACGAAGCTCCGGCAATGGCTGAAGGTGCCGGAAGACAAGCTTGATCGATATGTGGATTTGAAGCGCTTCGTGCTGGAACCCGGTATCAGGCAAATCAACATGAACCCGGAAGGCGCGGGTTTCTCGGCGCAGATGGAAGCGCTCAAGAGCGGGAAAGCGGTCGAGCGCATCCGCTTCGTTATCCAGAAATTGGATACCCGCGTGGCCTTGGAAAAGCAGATCAAACCCCGCCTGGAACCGCCCGTGCCGCCGCCGGTGGAACCGATGTCCGCTTTTGGCATTTTGCTCAGCACGCGGACCTACGAGAAGGCCAAGCAGGCCGCGCCCGATTTCGATATCTACGGCCTGGAAGCGGAATGGCGGGATTGGATCAAGGGGAAGCCCCGGCCCAACGACCCGGACGCGGCCTTCGTGGGGTTCTGCCGGAAGCGGCAACGGAGGATGGAGGTGGGTTAGCGGGTAGAACAGGCCGAGACCCAATTTATCGTTTTACAATTATTCGAAATAATAGAATCGAACAGCAAGACCGCAGCAAAACCTGTTTTAGCTCTCATGGTCTCAACAAATTATATTTTAGTGGGTTTGCAACTCCGATCTGATCGTGCAAAAATTGCGGGTCAGAGGTCGCCTTATATGGAGTTTTTAAAAATGACGAAAAATTCCCCGCGAATTCCCATTCAGCTTTTCTTTGCTTTTGTCGTAATTTCGGTTATGGCAATGAAAAATTGATACTCAGTAAAATACAGTATACCATCAATATTAGAAATCTCATTAAACCCGCCCAGCGGGCGACCTTTTCCATATCCGGCTAGGCGGGAAAACCTATCAGAACTGCGTCGCCATCCTCCCCCGGACATCCATCCGCCCGTGCAGGACGCGGACGACCTCGATGCCGCCATCAATGGCCCGGTAGAAGATGAAATGCCTGCCGACCGGGTATTTCCGGTATCCGGGCCGGATATCACCGCAATCCTGCCCCTTGAGCGGATCGGCGGCTAAGGCGTGGAAACCCCGGTCCAACTCCGCCAGATAGCGGTTCCGCTGTTCCTTGCCCCAAGTGTCCTGGGTATAGCGGGCGATGGCTTTCAAATCCTCCTTGGCCTCGCGGGTCAGGACGAACCCACCCATCAATGGGTGCCTTCCTGGTCGAGTTCGGCAATCAACCCCTCCAGCGAATATTCCGCCCTGCCGCTGGCTTCCCCATCGGCCAAGGCCCGGCGCAACAGGGACAGCCGGGTTTCGTGTTCCTCCAACAGCCGCAGCCCGGCGCGGACGACCTCGCTGGCCGAACCATAGCGCCCGTCGCCGACCTGGCTGGCGATGAATTGCTCGAAGTGCGTGCCCAGGGTCACGCTGGTGTTTTTCTGCATGTGGGTGGCTCCCGTGGCTGTTAATACCAATATCGAATATATATTGGTACTCCGGTGCCGGCAAGCGGGACGCGGCCCCTCGTACATCGAGGCACGAAAAAGGCCGCTCACGCGGCCTTTTCCATGTCCATTCAAGGAATCCCGATCAGAACTGAGTCGCCGGTTTCCCGCCGTCGTTCACGCCCTTGCCGCCACGGGCGGGCTTGATCTCGGTCGCGCCGCCGCCGGGCTTCTGGTCGTTGTTCCAGCCCTCGGGAGCGCCGGGGGTGCGGCCTTCCATGATGTCGTCGATCTGGTGGCGGTCGATGGTCTCGTACAGCATCAGGGCTTCCGCCATCGCGTGCAGGGCGTCCATGTGTTCCCTGAGGATGCGCTCGGCCCGCTCGTAGTTGCGGTCGATCACCGAGCGGATTTCCTCGTCGATCAAATGCGCGGTTTCCTCGGACACCGATTTGTGCTTGGTCACCGAACGGCCCAGGAACACCTCGCCTTCCTCCTCGCTATAGGCCAGCGGCCCCAGGCGGTCGGACAGACCCCAGCGCGTGACCATGTTGCGGGCCAGGTTGGTGGCGCGCTCGATGTCGTTCTGCGCCCCGGTGGTGACGCGCTCGCGGCCCACGGTCAGTTCTTCGGCCACCCGGCCCCCGAACAGGCTGGAAATCTGGCTTTCCAGCTTCTGCTTGCTGGCGCTGTACACGTCGCGTTCCGGCAGGAACATGGTGATGCCCAGCGCCCGCCCGCGCGGGATGATGCTGACCTTATAGACCGGGTCGTGTTCCGGCACCATGCGGCCCACGATGGCGTGGCCGGCCTCGTGGTAGGCGGTCAGGAGCTTCTCTTCCTCGCTCATCACGGCGGTGCGGCGTTCCGCGCCCATCAGGATTTTGTCCTTGGCCTTCTCGAAGGATTCCATGTCCACCATCCGCTTGTTCTGGCGGGCGGAGAACAGCGCGGCCTCGTTCACCAGGTTGGCGAGGTCGGCCCCGGAGAAGCCTGGGGTGCCACGGGCCAGCCAATCGACCTCGACATTGTCGGACACCGGCACCTTCTTCATGTGGACCTTGAGGATTTGCTGGCGGCCCCGCACGTCGGGCAGGCCGACGGTGATCTGGCGGTCGAAGCGGCCAGGGCGGAGCAGGGCCTTGTCCAGCACGTCCGGGCGGTTGGTGGCGGCGATGATGATGATGCCCTCGTTGCCCGCGAAGCCGTCCATCTCGACCAGGAGTTGGTTGAGGGTCTGTTCGCGTTCGTCGTGGCCACCGCCCAGCCCCGCGCCGCGCTGGCGGCCCACGGCGTCGATTTCGTCGATGAAGATGATGCAGGGGGCGCGCTTCTTGGCTTCCTCGAACATGTCGCGCACGCGGGAAGCGCCCACGCCCACGAACATTTCCACGAAGTCGGAGCCGGAGATCGAGAAGAACGGTACCTTGGCCTCGCCGGCGATGGCGCGGGCCAGCAGGGTCTTACCCGTGCCGGGCGGGCCGACCATCAAGGCGCCTTTGGGGATTTGGCCGCCGAGCTTCTGGAACTTCGAGGGGTCTTTGAGGAAATCGACCATCTCGGTCACGTCTTCCTTGGCCTCGTCGCAGCCCGCGACATCGCCGAAGGTGACCTTGATCTTGTCTTCCTCGATCAAACGGGCCTTGCTCTTGCCGAAGCCCATGGCCCCGCCGCCCGCGCCGCCCTGCATCCTGCGCATGAAGTAGACCCACACGCCGATCATCAGCAGCATCGGGAAGGCCGAGATGAACAGCTGCATCAGGAAGGAGGGATGTTCCGGGGCGTTGACCTTGATATCGACGTGGTTCTTCAACAGGTCGTCGACCAGGTGGGGATCGCCGGGGCTGTAGGTGGTGAAGCGGTCGCCGTCGCCCAACATGCCGGAGATGGTCATGCCGTCGATGCTGACCTGCTTCACGTTGCCCTGGTTCACGGCGGCGATGAAGTTGGAATAGGAGATGGTGTTGTCGGCTTGGGTGCGTTTGCCGTAGCCGTTGAATAGCGATAGCAGGACGACGGCTATCACCACCCATAGCAAGACGTTCTTCATCATGTCTCTCATAAGGGGTTCCTCTAGATGGTTATTGCGGGACCGCGAGGTGTTCGCGGATGCTGGTGGTGGGCGATCATGCTCGGTTCGTTCTCCAAGGCTGCGGCGACGGTTAAGAAGAAGATTAAAACAAAGAATAAGAAGAATAAGGACTTGCGCGAAAATTTTTTCAGTTTTTTTTTGTTTCAAAATCAATGACTTACAAGCGGCTTTTGAGGCATTTTGGGCGCGACCCGTCAGCTATACCTACCGAAACGGCCTAAAAACGACCCCTAAAACACCCCAAAACGGTTGTTTTAAACCACCCCCAAACGTGACCCGTCAGCTATACCTACCGAAAATCGGCCGACCCGTCAGCTATACCTACCGAAAAAATCGCGACCCGTCAGCTATACCTACCGAAAACCCCCTCGACCCGTCAGCTATACCTACCGGCCGACCCCCCCCGAAAAACGACCTGTCAGCTATACCTACCGCGACCCGTCAGCTATACCTACCGAAAAATGCCTCGACCCGTCAGCTATACCTACCGAAAATCGGGGTCCGTGGCGGACTTATCCACAGGTTTATCCACAGCCTGTTGTGACACATCGATAGCATTTTTATGACGCTTATTGGCGGTCTTCATCTCCCCCACGAACTCCATGGAGGCGCTGAGCGTGTAGACCACGTCCTCGATCCTGCCGCGGGCGCTGCGGATTTCGTTTTTCTTGACCAGCATCAACACCCCGCTGGCCTTCAACTCCGCGAAGGCCGCGTCCACCGCCGCCACCGCCTGCCGCTGCTGGCCGTAGCCGTCCAGCAGGGCGCTGTCGCGGCGGATGGTGCTGTAGCGCATCTCGAAGGACGTGGCGAGGCTGGCGAAGGTGAACTTGAGCGAGAGCTGTTTATGCAGCCAGCGGGCAAGCTGGGTGCGGTGGCCCATCATCTGGGCGTAGTTGAACTGCCTGTAGGTCACGGCGTCGATGGCCTCGGTGACCAAAGGATGGAACTGCACGATCCATTTCGACTGCGGATCGTCTTCCAGCTTGTCCCTGGACACCGCCGATATGCCGGGGAAATAGGCGCTGCGGGCGAAGAACTTGGGGGAGTCGCCGTCGGTGGCGCGGAGTTCGATGATGCTCCCGGAGAGGATGTTGAGGCTCAGCACGATCTCTTGGTAGGATCGGGCATGCCCCTGCTTCCTCAATTCCTCGCGCAGCGCGTACAGGGTGAACACCACCCCGCTGCGCTGGTTCTTCCGGTCGAAGAAGGCGTTGCGCTGCTCGGCGGCGATCTTGCGCAGGGCGTCCTCGACCAGTTCCTCGTTGGCGCTGGGGTAGTAGTCGGTCTCGGTGCGGGTCTTGTCGTCGAGGATGCGGGCGGCCTGGATGCGGGCTTCCAGCGTGCGCCCCCGGTATTGGAAAACGACCTGCCTGATCCCCAGGAAGCCCTTTTCCTTGCGTATCTTGGCCATCTGCTGCCGGGAGATGGCGTAGCGCGGCACGCTGTCCCACAGGTCGAAGGTGTTGGAAAGCCGGTCGCGCTCGGCCGGGCCGTTGCAGAGGAAGGCGCGGAACAGGTCGATCTGCCCGCCCTCGAAGTCGGTGTCGGCCGGTGGCACCAGGGGCGCGGGCTGGGCGCTCATGGGATGGATTGCCCGACCGTGGCCGGCCTCCGCGCCGCCAGCGGCCCGCCGTACCCGCTCCCGAACTTCACCCGCACCGAATCCTCCACCACCTCGAAATCCGCCAGGAACCCCGCGTCCTTCAACGCCGTGTGGGCCTTGATCAGCGCGTCGCGGTTGCGCTTGCCGTTCTTGGCCTCCAGGCCGATCAGGCCGGCCAGGATGTCGAGCTGGTGCGGACCGGGCGCGGCATGGGTCGAGTAATAGGCGTGCAGGGCGCGGGTGGTCATGGTTGGGCCTCACTGGGTGGTGTTCGTCGCACGCTCGCGCCCTAGGGAGGCGTCTTTTTCAATCGGTCGTGCGCGTTGCCGATGTTTTGCACATGTTATTGCACGACTTAAATTCATTGTCAATAGATTGTCATGGACAAAATATTTGCGTAGCATGTCCAAGCGAACCCGAATCCGGGCCTTCCGGTTAGACAGGGAAGTCCGCTGGCGTTCCAAACGCCGCCTCCCCCGAGCCACCTCCGCCACCCGCCAGGGGAACCGACCATGACCCAAACCACCGACGAACCCATTTTCAGCATCGGCACCGTGTCGCGGCTGACCGGCATCCCGGCGGACACCCTCCGCGCCTGGGAGCGCCGCTACAACGCCATCACCCCGCGCCGCTGCCCCGACAACAACCGCCGCGGCTACACCCGCGCCGACCTCACCCGCCTGGGACTCATCAAGCAATTGGTGGACCAGGGCCACGCGGTCAGTTCGGTGGTGTACCTGCCGGAGGAAGCCCTGCGCGAGCGGATGAAGGTCCACGCCGAGGTGCTGGCCGAAACCCCGGAGCCGCGCCCGGAACCCGAAGGTCCGGCGCGGGTGCTGGTGTACGGCGAGGGGCTGCCGTTCCTGGTCGAGGGCTGGCGCGACGAACTGCCGGGGCTGGACATCGTGGGGGCGTATACCTGCCACGCCGATTTCGAGCGGGCGGCGCTGGTGTTGCAGCCCGAGGTCTTGCTGCTGGAACTGCCCGCGCTGCAACCGGCGGCGGCGGAACGGGCGCGGGAATTGGCGTTCCGGGCCTCGGCGCGGCGCGCGGTGGTCGTGTACGGCTTCGCGGCTTCGAGCCTGCTCGAACAGTTGAACCGCCAGGGCGTGGTGACGCTGCGCGCCCCGGCCACCCCCGCCGCCCTCGAAGAAGCCTGCCAATTGCCGCGCCCCGACCGGCCCGCCGCCGCCAACGAGCCGGGCCTGTGGGCCGAGGCGGTGCCGCCGCGCCGCTTCGATGGCGAAACCCTGGCCGCCGTGGCCCAATCCGCGACCCGGTTGCGCTGCGAGTGCCCACAGCATTTGACCGATTTATTGTTCCGGCTTGGTGCGTTCGAGCTGTATAGCGGCGAATGCGAGACCCAGGATATCCAGGACGCCGAGTTGCACGCCTGTTTGCGGCGGGCGGCGGGGCGGGCGCGGGGCTTGTTGGAGGAAGCCTTGGACCGGCTGCTCAGGGCGGAGGGCTGGACCGGCCGGGATGAAGGGGAGTCCGGGCGGCTGCGGGTGGTGGCGGGGCGGGGGGAATAAGGTTTCCCTGGGACACATAGGACGAAATAGCAAAGGCCGCTGGATGCGGCCTTTTTTATGTATTGGGAAATGGTGCGATGGTGGAGCGGGGTGTAAGATTAGGCGGCCTGGGCGGCGGGGAGATTTGTCATAACGCCCGTTATGCGACATATAAAGTCAGCATATGATTATTATTTTTGAACATATTCAATGACAAAAATATCGTTTCTTCACTCTGGATTACCAAAAGATTGTACATTTCCAATCATCTCAACCTTGGAATCTGCAGAAAATT contains:
- a CDS encoding lmo0937 family membrane protein produces the protein MLEILAIVLIVLWVLGLVSSYTLGGFIHILLVIAVIMVAVRIIQGRRPL
- a CDS encoding DUF29 family protein, which codes for MSRATPQMLYDTDIVAWASEQARLLRAGRFGALDLEHLADAVRETGLGRECFPENNPWTVERSLDAGFWPELVRAGRGIDRGKAA
- a CDS encoding replication initiation protein, with the protein product MPAVIVNIQGPYTERDRKLYAFLVHAVWDELGVKRIHELPVARINKVFEEHHSDTSQGWIWESAKRLAMTSVEWAQVEGEDRLHGIAHLFSYAATHEAARADGVLKFEFPAGLIPVLKEPRRFARLRIHFLIALSGKYAVTLYEILESVANLRNPVLEIELTKLRQWLKVPEDKLDRYVDLKRFVLEPGIRQINMNPEGAGFSAQMEALKSGKAVERIRFVIQKLDTRVALEKQIKPRLEPPVPPPVEPMSAFGILLSTRTYEKAKQAAPDFDIYGLEAEWRDWIKGKPRPNDPDAAFVGFCRKRQRRMEVG
- a CDS encoding type II toxin-antitoxin system RelE/ParE family toxin, with the translated sequence MGGFVLTREAKEDLKAIARYTQDTWGKEQRNRYLAELDRGFHALAADPLKGQDCGDIRPGYRKYPVGRHFIFYRAIDGGIEVVRVLHGRMDVRGRMATQF
- a CDS encoding type II toxin-antitoxin system ParD family antitoxin; this translates as MQKNTSVTLGTHFEQFIASQVGDGRYGSASEVVRAGLRLLEEHETRLSLLRRALADGEASGRAEYSLEGLIAELDQEGTH
- the ftsH gene encoding ATP-dependent zinc metalloprotease FtsH; this translates as MRDMMKNVLLWVVIAVVLLSLFNGYGKRTQADNTISYSNFIAAVNQGNVKQVSIDGMTISGMLGDGDRFTTYSPGDPHLVDDLLKNHVDIKVNAPEHPSFLMQLFISAFPMLLMIGVWVYFMRRMQGGAGGGAMGFGKSKARLIEEDKIKVTFGDVAGCDEAKEDVTEMVDFLKDPSKFQKLGGQIPKGALMVGPPGTGKTLLARAIAGEAKVPFFSISGSDFVEMFVGVGASRVRDMFEEAKKRAPCIIFIDEIDAVGRQRGAGLGGGHDEREQTLNQLLVEMDGFAGNEGIIIIAATNRPDVLDKALLRPGRFDRQITVGLPDVRGRQQILKVHMKKVPVSDNVEVDWLARGTPGFSGADLANLVNEAALFSARQNKRMVDMESFEKAKDKILMGAERRTAVMSEEEKLLTAYHEAGHAIVGRMVPEHDPVYKVSIIPRGRALGITMFLPERDVYSASKQKLESQISSLFGGRVAEELTVGRERVTTGAQNDIERATNLARNMVTRWGLSDRLGPLAYSEEEGEVFLGRSVTKHKSVSEETAHLIDEEIRSVIDRNYERAERILREHMDALHAMAEALMLYETIDRHQIDDIMEGRTPGAPEGWNNDQKPGGGATEIKPARGGKGVNDGGKPATQF
- a CDS encoding MerR family transcriptional regulator, producing the protein MTQTTDEPIFSIGTVSRLTGIPADTLRAWERRYNAITPRRCPDNNRRGYTRADLTRLGLIKQLVDQGHAVSSVVYLPEEALRERMKVHAEVLAETPEPRPEPEGPARVLVYGEGLPFLVEGWRDELPGLDIVGAYTCHADFERAALVLQPEVLLLELPALQPAAAERARELAFRASARRAVVVYGFAASSLLEQLNRQGVVTLRAPATPAALEEACQLPRPDRPAAANEPGLWAEAVPPRRFDGETLAAVAQSATRLRCECPQHLTDLLFRLGAFELYSGECETQDIQDAELHACLRRAAGRARGLLEEALDRLLRAEGWTGRDEGESGRLRVVAGRGE